From the genome of Ptychodera flava strain L36383 chromosome 3 unlocalized genomic scaffold, AS_Pfla_20210202 Scaffold_27__1_contigs__length_13241970_pilon, whole genome shotgun sequence:
ATGACATCACTTATTCCATCTCCAACGAAAAATCCATCGCTTCCATTGTTCGCAGTGAGTATCTTCTCAAGCGATTCTAATGTCACGGTTAATTTTCTTGTCGTACTCAGTCTGTAATTCTGTCTGTAAGTTGAAAAGCAGGACAGAATACGAGGTAGTTGAAATAATTTCTAATTACGCTGCTTCTATGATGCTTGTATCTACACGTCTGTACCTCGGCATAAGATATTTAATTAATCTACTTTTAATCTTTCGGACACAATTCTTTGATATGGTGGCAATATGAGAGGCGTCTATAGAAGCGAATTATACTAACTTCACTTGCCATCCTAATGTAATTTCAAACCGTAAATACAGCACGTAAGGACCAATAGCTGTAAACTCGGACGATGTTGCAATTGTCCTGTTTTGCTTGTTATGACGAAATAATAATGTAgtctatatatgtatatactgaCATACAAGCTCATCATTTTCAACCTTACTAAAGTTACAGCATTTGCCCTTTGGTAAAATCATTTAAAGTAACGAAGATCGAAGTTTCTTTTCGCGGCAAAGTTACAGAGGTCAGCGCACTATTTGACGTAATTACCTTCTTTGCTTCATCTTTCTCGTAATGTACCTTAATCATTCCCTGTTGAAGATCTTCACATGCATCTGTCACCATATCAGCCTTAGCTTTGTCCAGGTTAGTTTTCCCTGCCAAACCTTGATTATGTAGGAGAAATAGGCCATGAGACAggtttgaccatagaccctcgtttttctcgagggacTATGGTTTGACCTACATTTTGTAACCTAATGGTTCAGACGACACAACACTGTTTGCGATAAAACGACAAAGCCAGATATTCAGGTGATATAATTGTGCTTCCATTTCATATTGGTTGTGGTAGTACTTCGACCATAAGCCTGTAATTCACATGCACCGTTACGTGTTCGATGTCCGTCGCTGAAAACGATATGAGCATATCCCTGGATCACCATGTGATATGGCATTCCTTGGCCAGGGGTATAAATGCAACACGACCTAAAAACGACTTCATTTgggcacggttactctaccccataGGGGCGTGCCGTGATCTGGGATTTTACTTTTTCTCTTTACCTGCGTATAACTGTCCACCTGACTATCTTACAATGTCATGCGGGCATACACGGACACTGGCAACCTGTGGCTAAGATTAAGAATGTGGTATTTTGTCAAGAATTTTAGATACGAGAGAAACAATAACTTTCAGACATAGTTTCATATATTTCCTCAAAGTTAGAATGCGGACACGATTTTCCTTTCTCGCAAAGCAACATTTATCAGCTAATTTACTTACCATATTCGTTAGCAAGGTAACGGGCGATAGTTCTTGACTGGCCAAGCATAACACCGTCCGTTTCCAAGCACGGCATACTCTTTAAAAACAAACagtcaaacaaagaaaacaaaaaatcagtatACTGGAGCAATGACAGCCATTGTTTTTTCACTGCATTTACGTGGCTTATGTTAGGCATCATTAATTCGGATTATCTGCCTCCTACTTATTTGCTCAAATCAGGATAATGCTCGTAATATTATTTTTATCCTGGTCAGTCATTTCTGCCTTCTTTCACGCAAAAGTGGAATTCTGGAAAGACTATGAAAATACTGAACACAAGTTCTAAGCAGATATGGTTCCAGATACAGAAGTGTATAATCATACGAAATTCTTGTTGAAGATCAATTTCACCATCGTTGTAGCAGCTTTGCAGCATGGCGCCAACAAGATTGACAACCAAATACTTTGAACGATGAACAATAgtgatattttacaaaggattCCCATTCCCAACTGTCTGTTCTCTGCTGTGTGGATTCTACGAACGcctttttgtcagttttgtcgACATTTGATCATATAATaccctagctgcaataattgtagcccttggttggtggggattgggcttctgtcgtgcggctcgcgccttgccccaaccagggctacaatttcttcctatacctgctagtgtaaaagctgcagtgcggatctacactgcatggtcaaggcacacacggggccgcattattagagaatctcgccttaccgtgtgcaaatttcactataatcctgctcccggataatgttagagcccttgtaactcctatcgatggtcaactttactccttgcagctgaaaaatgacagtttaatgactctggcgcgaagtcaattcgaactggaccgccgtcgttgaactctgtacccagccgacttgtaccattacattttaggggtggccgataGGTGTGAGGGACTAATGAAAACGGTGACACCAGCAGTACAGTAGCGCGCTAGTGGCAGTatagttgttgttattttaacgcTATCTTTTCGGAGGATTGAAAAAGGTCATAGGACTGTTTGCTCCTTTTCAATTACTGCTAGAATACCACTATCGCTGAAAGCAAAGAGAGACCAGTGACCATTGAAGAACTTGCCATCTTTATTTCCTGAGAAGTGAAAGAGATATTCACGCCATGCAAAGTCTGTCGTCTCGTCTTTGCCATTTTATACAGATGCTCTGACAACAAGAGACACCGcgatataattataaaatatccaatcgatatttacggctaatATACTATACGATATGGATCTCTAAGGCTataaatcttcgatatatatcggatatttacccgcctaattaacaaactctagtatcatctagtagcgAAGTTCGAGCCAGACTAGCGCTTGGCCAGAGctgtaaagtggtgaaatgtctgacaaatattcgcaactctttttaatcttgaagcttatagtggtacattttccgactgtttcaaatgtgatgaaatagttccgattcataagggaggctctaaaagtgatgttaacaactataggcctatctcCCTTCTACCAGTTCTAtctaaaatactagaaaaacatgtttatattagtttttacagttttatgcatttaatcttttttgttacaactcacaatcatcagacaacatcactcttgtcacattgctttagtcaagttaactgaccaggatctatacttttacagaatatagatgaagataattgtttttagatatacttaaagatttttttcatcgttgatcataacattttgctaagcgaactttctgtgtacaggttttctgatttgtcactgaagtggtttcgatcagaccttacaggaagaagtcaatgttAGCTATTTAGGTGTACACGCTCATGTTTTGTCGATTGGTGCGGTGTATCTCAGGAGTCCATTTTGGTCCACTTCGGatcatgttatgtatgtcattttccccccacactcatcatgacatgagtttaattagtctggaacattctcaactttgtgtaaaaatgggaAGCTTTAAAtagatactactactactgtgactactactacttcggtgcttcaaattttatcagatttattcaaaaactgctgaggtcaatatcaaagcatgtatgtaaaacatgctgattacaaggaatttgttacaaaaagaaagatgtatccatgaaaaagcacagatgtgaaaatgatgtaaagaaatCCTCATACAACCCGGCCTACTTCATCATTAAGATGTATgttgacagacaagaaaatgccgaaattttaaattgataaaCACTGCATTATTGAAGTAGTCATGAGCAAACGGATGGAGGAAgtccatctgattaaaatcaggtgtagagtacggcgacgtcttcttatgcgtacgcggtattctctccgagtcgctgtcgcctctcactacgcgacagcgagagaataccgcgtacgcataagaagacgtcgccgtactctacttctgattttaatcagattggaggaAGTCGTTCCTATATTAGGCTATTTCCATACTGAGTTCATCATGCACAATGTAAAGTTCACTATGGTTCGAAGCGAGACTACATAAATGTCCTGTGAGAAAATTAACCAGGAATGTAATCCGCGTTTGTGTAATGAGTTAAGAAATGCTACGACcctacaaaaacagtaaaatacctaCGTGTTGTATACAAATAGCAAAGTATTTGGCAAAGCTGCACTATAAGTaactataaataaatatcggcgatttcacagacccggcgtgccgtggcacaaggctagtcattgtagtatcgtctagagtccggaaattgccgataaatattctgtaagtataggcgatttcacagacgcagAGTGCTGAGTCCAATGtcgatcggcgatttcacagtaatcccgaaatcgtcgatatgtcaaactttgatactagatggAAATatccgatttaaaaaaaaaatgttcaaagtcacGCCGTCATGGACAAAAATGCCGTTTTGGCACCCcacttcacacattgtgacctttTTAGTCTAACAGATTTTGCTTGGAAccactctttccacattgaacaaCAGCGGCATCTTGTAAATGtagttgtaccatggaggtggatggttgaacttagttgtgaaagttgaactAGTTATATGGAGTTTAACTTAGGCACACGCCTCTGAACAATGTACATGGACACAAAGTTCTATAACTGCTTCAAATGACCCGTTCCCGtgtaggatttattgaactagtACGTAACATATTTGAGAAAGTTCGGAAGATAGAGCacaggatttattgaactaattaaaatgcgtagttgaacttcggcaaaagtatctctctttattcaccaagagttatatattgtcatgaaaattacccaCCCCTTTCAATCCCATAAACtagtcctacgagtatggcaagagtgtccggctttggctccgGAGGCAGTGAAGGGCTACCCGTAAGCATGCTCATTCAgctccctcacacctgtcggccacccctaaaatgtaatggtacaagtcggctgggtacagagttcaacgacggcggtccagttcgaattgacttcgcgccagagtcattaaactgtcatttttcagctgcaaggagtaaagttgaccatcgataggagttacaagggctctaacattatccgggagcaggattatagtgaaatttgcacacggtaaggcgagattctctaataatgcggccccgtgtgtgccttgaccatgcagtgtagatccgcactgcagcttttacactagcaggtataggaagaaattgtagccctggttggggcaaggcgcgagccgcacgacagaagcccaatccccaccaaccaagggctacaattattgcagctaataaTACACATAAATGTTACTACACTCAATATGTTGTACGGCTCTTATTGCTGACTCATCATGACTTGACTATTGTGTGGTAGAATCTGCAAAGGCTGaacattgctatgtcgctgggGGGGTAGGTGGGTGGAGGACTTTAAAAAAGCCTACGACTGAATGTAGACATTTTGTCTCACAGAAGTAGTGAAGGAATTTCGCATAATGGAGTCTTCAAGATTCGAAAATGAGGAAACTCCGGTCAGGACGATAGTCTGCAGCTTCTGACGGAACCCCAGTCAGAACGGTAGTCTGCAGCTTCTGCATGTAAAGTTGAAAGTCACgtggttttctttgcataaatgagTTCAAGGTCAAACTTTGCATGTTCTCAATGAACTCATAATAACATATAGCGACAGCGGTCACTGTGCCattttaatatgatataatataaagCCATTCAGGTGCTAAAATATAATATCGAAAAAATATAAtgccgatttttttcaattgatgGTTTTCGCATTGCCACAATGGTTGGAGTAGGTTTGCCCATATCTCAAAGCAAACATACATATGTGTGTTTTGTACACAGCCCAGTGTTGATATTGTAAGAATGAATACACGTAACAAGATTGATAAATCATTTCTACAGTCCTGCAATGTGTGATTTTCAGACCAGTCGGTCCTTGTGGGTGAATGGTGGAGATCGTCAGATTTAAATATTCATAAGAGGCAACATTTTAATGATGACTCATGGTACTAGAGTGCCAATCACAGCTCCCCCTGCTCCTTGACTCAATATTACACAACTTTGCTGGGGATGTCTTATCTGTTACGTAGGTGAGTTAGTTTTTGAACTTAGATGATCTGTTGTAACTTCTTTGTCCACTGTGTCGAATAATAAACTTTATCTTCTGATAACACTTGATATGAGTTAAATGTTGGTATTTCTCCGAAGTTTCTGTTTCTCATCATGTCTTTGACAAATCTCCTTCTTTGATGTAGTGGTTTGAGTGGCGTCATTTATTTCTGTTCATATCGTCTTTTAATCTTCTGTTAGCTCAGCCAACATTTTATCAGGGTTGAAATTATCTAAGCTTATACTAGGATCATCGATTGGGTCAACATTATCTGCGTTCTCTGTTGGCTACTCTGCGTTcttcacattttttacttttcatcggGGATATCATTTGCTGATGTATGCCACTTCTTCCCTCTTTACTGGTCGTTTCCTCTCATAGTTTTAACCTTTGAACCGTATCATCATTAGATCATCATGACATAGCTTATCTCCGTTATCAACTGTTATGCAATTCTCCAACAACGCCTCCTTTTCTTCAACACTTTTCAAAGTAACGAATCATATTCTGGGTTCACAAAATACTTCTTGATATATGCCGGCTATATTTCCGTTTCTTTTTCCTTGCTTACCATTTCTAATACCTGATTTCTTGTCACTCATTGAGTTTTTAACCGGAACTTTACTGTTCTTTCTGGTAGAAACTTGAGTATCTCCGGACGCTCACTGTAAACTGTAAACTAATGGGTTTATTATTTCAGCATCTTCCGGCATTTTCTAGTTTTTGATTGACTTAGACGCTAGTTTTGCCACattgtttttctcgagggtctatgggtaTACGCAATAAAAAAGATTACGAATACAGTATACAGGGTAGAATGAAGATGTTTGTTTAGTAGCCCTTTGAAGGCGCTTCTCATAAATGTTATTGACTGACAGAAAAAGGAATGTAGATTTGTTATGtactttgttttatttgcaacaatgttgaaattaatttatctttttcaaaaaaaaagcaCAGAAAAAGGCAAGGTGTGGCGTTGAATTTAGTAATAAGACGAATGATAACAAATGTAAAAAGTATTCTACATAAAAATGAATCGGTCAAATCTGCAAAATTTGCCAGGACATGCATTATGGTGCTTCATGCAAGCGGATAGACATTCAGTGTTACCATTTCCCGTATGTAAAAAGATGGACGCAAAATATGTGCCTCTGTATCAACTTACGGACATATTTACGGACTTTCAGATCAAACTATACACCCGTGTATCAACGTCGCTTGCAGTGATTGATATATTTCTAAGAATCTCACCATCTTAATTTTTACTGTAGTGGGACATTAGATGACTAGTGACGCTCTCCCTTGCAACGACTTACATTCTGGTAACCGTCTTTGGACATACATTTTGTAAGGCGTTCGAGCTTATTTTACGGCTGTAACCGCCCAGGAAGCTAAGTGTAAATACCACGACAAACTAGTCACTTTGCAGTGATCGATATATTTTTTCGGATCTCATCTTGGAAATCGCACTGTAATGGGATATCAGATGAGTAGCGATGCTCTCCCTTGTATCAACGTACGTTCTGATAGCCTTCATTGGACATACATGTGTTTGCCCTGCGagatttatattattttacgGTTGTAACCATCCAAAATTAGTCGCTTGCAGTGATCGGATGTATCTCACCGTCTAAGTCGTTCTGTAGGAGGACACCACATTACATACTGTCACGCTAGTAGTTAGGGGAATGCGacttgaggtaccagtctggatcgcaatgctttcagcaactgaagctgacactgaaatgttgatttaaaATTCGTAGAGTCAACGTGACGCTCCACGTCTAAAATGCTAAGTCATAGAGTACATTCACTACAAAGTTATAGACTAAACttacataattttcatcattatacAACGGTCATCACATGAAAATCTTCCGCCAGTCTTTGATCATAGACATGGAGATgccgttctcgattgttctcattgacaTCTTTATTAATAGTTAATTAAACGTATGACGCTATCTCCTATCTCCTTGAACCAACGTTAACCTTctcacgccttggccacgtgagggagataaaatctctacaagCGAGGGCGTTACAATACCCACAACTTGCTTGCAAGCATTGTGAACGAGTTGTGAAATAGGAGTTCGACATTATTTACGGCTTTACCACACACAGGACTATAACCAATACACACATAGCACATAAACAATCCTACCGATGGCATGTACCTATACTTTTGTCACGCGGGGAATTTTCAATGGGGAATATAACTTGGGAACCTCACTTATCTGGTGGACCTATCTCGCTTGGCTAAGACTGGGAGGTACAATACTGTCACTTGCCAAGTAAGGTTGAGTTTATCAGTTGAACACCTGTCATTCTGATCTTGTATGATGTAATTTGCAAAACGAATGAAAACACTGTTTAGTTCATGGGGCTTTAAACGTATATATGCCGATCAGATTCACTGAGCAAATGCAACAATTAACGCAGACTGACGACGTAGAGTTATGACTTTTGAAGAGAGCGATTTTGATGCCAATGTATGTTGGCTATGAATCGACCAGAATATGTCTTCTGTTGAATTAACCCCTTCTTTTCCGAGTTCATTTGTGGAAAACTTGCCTCTGTAGTCTTCGACACTTTAAAGAATCACTTGTCACATCTCAGTTCTTGTCCAAATATGTGCAATATTGAGATTGGTTTGTGCGCAAAagtttagcatcggtggaatgagctctcgtccaatcagaatggcgcatggtagcatgatataatataatacataATCAAAGCCATTGGTTGTCCTTCTTTGACGTATCAAAATCACATGATGAATATTGATATATGCTTGtaaatttgtgtacatgttctaaaaacaaaacaaggagtgtgtatttgttgatatgtaatgtgattttatttttaaaacattcgtCGAAAGAGTATGCACAACCCATTACTTGAGATCTTAAGTATTTAATAATCATGTGAAATGAAACGAGACTATGTAAAACACACAGTGGATAATGTTCCAAATTACTGGCCCTGCTGTAGCATTCTATGAGTTAACAATATCTTTTATGGCTCAAATCTAATTCTGAAAGAATATCACAGGAACGACGATGTCGAAGACATGCGAGTTAGAACTCTGTTTTCGGTCGTTTCTCAAGCCATGCTGCAATGTTGGGAAGTGCAGCTACACGTGCATTGAGCGCCTTCAACTTGGGATAAGCGTCCAGTAGATTAGGGGCAGACGGTGAGGTGAATTCCACTTGGGCAAAAAACGAAAGATCAGCCACTGACACCTGGAAAGAAGAAAGTCGAAATACGTCATTCAACAACGTGCACAAAACAATATGAAGAAATTGGAtacgattgattgattgattgattgattgattgattgattgattgattgattcggtgattgatcgatcgatcgatcgatctatcgattgattaattgattgattgactgattgattgattgattgattgattgattgattgattgattgattgattgattgattgattgattcggTGATTTTAAGTAAACTGAATACACGGTACCAGAGAAGATCCAGTGTTATATTATGGTCATATCTGTCGATTATTCTAAGTGTATACCATACAATactgatacaaaattaaaagatacTCGCAATGCTATTATTAATTGATGTGCTATCAAAAAGGTCTCTCCGTGTCAGACAAAGTGCGTCACACGACTGAAACACGTACTTTACCGCAATATAAGATACAACTGTATAAATTTCGTCCACCACATATCCGTAATGTCATAATTTACAAGTCAAATGTGAAGCTTCGTTAAAGCTTGTGTAGTAACCTAAGATGTAGTTTTACATATTGGTGTAATGATGAGATAATAAAGTTCTTGTTCTTTTCCCCATGTCATGCAAATACCCAGTATTCTATTCACCACAATGTCTACTCTGCTTGTTGGCGACTGAATTCCGGAATTTGTTATATTTGACGATATGCTACATGTCGGCAAGGATTGTGCTTTGTATGTCAAAATACgtttgagagaaaaaataaaaacaatattaaaCAAGGTTACAGCTATCGTCCATTTCACAGTTTTAGTTTGATGCAAATGAATACATGACATCACTTACCCCATCTCCAACGAAAAATCCATCACCCCCGTTGTTAGCAGTGAGTATCTTCTCAAGCGATGCTAATGTCGCGGTTAGTTTCTTGCCGTACTCAGTCTTTAATTCTGTCTGTAATTGAAAATCAGGACAGAATAGTAGTTGAAATAATTTATAATTACGCTGCTGCTATGATGCTTGTATCTACACGTCTGTACCTTTTGGTTTGAGATatttaaataattataagagGCGTCTAGACACGAATAAAACTAAGTTCACTTGCTACCCTCATGTAATTTCAAACCATAACACTAAACATACAGCACggaatttgaataatttatacAAGTGATTGATATCACTGAGCCAGAACATATCATCAATATATTATTAAagagccagtagctgtaaaCTCGGATGAAGTTATTAAGTcctatttttgctttttatgacgaaataacaatgcagtctatacatgtatatattgacAACACAACCTCGGCATTTCGAACCTTACTAAAGTTACAGCTTTTTGCGCTTTGGTAAAATCATTTAAAGTAACGCAGATCTAAGTTTCTTTTCGAGGCAAAGTTACAGAGGTCAGCGTACTATTTGACGTCATTTACCTTCTTTGCTTCATCTTTCTCGAAAAACACCTTTATCATCCCCTGAAAAAGATCTTCACATGCGTCTGTCACCATGTCAGCCTTAGCTTTGTCCAGGTTAGTTTTCCCTGCCAAACCTTGATTATGGAGGAGAAATAGGCAATGAGACAGGTTTGACCTACATTTCGTAATCTAATGGTTTACACGATACAATACTGTTCGTGATAAAACAAGATAGCAAGATATCCATGTGATATTGTTGTGTGTCCATTTCAATATTAATCGTGGTATTACTTCGACCATAAGCCTGTAATTCACATACACCGTTACGTGTTCGATGTCCGTCGCTGAAAACGATATGAGCATATCCCTGGATCACCATGTGTAATGGCAATGCTTGGCTGGGGGCATACCTGCAACACGACCTGAAAACTTGACTTCATTTgggcacggttactctaccccatgAGGGCGTGCCGTGATCTGGGATTTTACTTTTTCTCTTTACCTGCGTATAACTGTCCACCGACTATCTTACAATGTAATGCGGGCATACACGGACACCGGCAACATAAGaatgtatcattttatcaaGAACTTTAGATACCCAACAAACAATAACTTTCAGAAATAGTTTCAGATATTTCCTCAAAGTTATCTTGCGTACACGATTTTCCTTTCTCGCAAAGCAACATTTACTAGCTATTTTACTTACCATATTCGTTGGCAAGGTAACGGGCCATAGCTCTTGACTGGCTGATCATAACACCGTCCGTTTCCAAGCACGGCAGTTGTCCAAATTCATActctttaaaaaacaaacagtcaaacaaagaaacaaaaaa
Proteins encoded in this window:
- the LOC139126368 gene encoding S-crystallin SL11-like codes for the protein MPKHRVIYFDARGRAEPSRLVLSAAGVEFEDVRFTSEQWQTEKATGKYEFGQLPCLETDGVMISQSRAMARYLANEYGLAGKTNLDKAKADMVTDACEDLFQGMIKVFFEKDEAKKTELKTEYGKKLTATLASLEKILTANNGGDGFFVGDGVSVADLSFFAQVEFTSPSAPNLLDAYPKLKALNARVAALPNIAAWLEKRPKTEF